The Paenibacillus sp. FSL H7-0357 nucleotide sequence TGGAGTTTACGAGCGCTTTGTAGTATTCAGTTATGTATTCCTGGACAATGGGGCTGATCTCATCTACGTAATCCTGTTCTGCCTTGTAGAATTCATCCTCAGTGTTGATGGAATGCCGGATGTAGACGAGGCTTGTCATGGTTTCAAAAGAACTGCGGAGTTTGTTAAGCGCAAGGATTGCTGCCTTTTGTTCCTCCCAGTTATCCGCTTCGAGACCTTTTAGCAGCGCCGTGAACTCCAGCTTAAACTTGTTTGCGTCGGGGCGTTCATAAGGGTATTCTGTAAATTTCATGAAACCATCAACATCCTTTCTCTACCATATGCACTATATTATATACGCTGGAGCCTCAAAAAAACAAAAAAAATTAATATTCGGAGACCTTTAATTAATTTGGACGGGGGTATTGACTCTCCCCTTAGAGGAGGCCCTAAACTATGTTTTGAAAGGAGCGGGTTCAGTTGCTTTATGGCGTAAAGGAGACAGCCGCACTATCCAAGGTAACCGTCAAAACTCTGCATCACTATCACAAAACCGGCTTGCTGATGCCGTGTGAGATCAGTGAAGCGGGGTACCGTTTGTATGGGACGGAGGAGCTGGAACGGCTGCAGCAGATTATTTTCCAGCACAAGCGCAGTAGAGTGATTTCCAAACGGACAGCAGAGCTGTACGCACCGATATTCCGCCAAGCACGTTTAAGTGTTTGGCGGTTTTTGGTGATAAGTTGCAAATCTATTTTTTTGTCACGGAAATCCATATGCATCCATGTTATCATCGGTTCAGCAAAGGAGTGCTGATGTTGAAGACGAAGTTGATCCCACCACCAGGAAAGTTAATTCGGGTTAAAGGCAAACAGATGCATATCAGAATAAGTGGGTTACCAGGAGGTAAGACCGTTGTTTTCGATCATGGCTGCGGCTACGGATCTTATTCGGATACATGGTCACTAGTTGAGGAGAAAGTAGCGCCATTTGCACAGACTGTTGTTTACGATCGGGCGGGGTATGGTTGGAGTGAGAAGGGATCCGTTCCTAGAAACAATGAGGAAGCTGTTGAAGACTTGCACGAGCTGCTTCAGGCAGCAGGCGTTCGACAGCCTTTTATCTATGTGGGCCATTCCTATGGTGGTGTAAATGCGCGTCTTTATGCGGAGCGCTATCCGGAAAATCTGGCTGGCATCGTGCTTGCTGATGCGAGTCACGAAGATGAGCTGACAGACCGGTTCCCAAGAGAACATGTGAAGGGCCAAAAGTCGGGAATATGGATGTTTCGGATGCTGTATTGGTTGACCAGAGCAGGGATTCTGAATTGGCTATTGCAGCGTAATAAGCTGAAGGATTTTGAAGCTCTGTTGAAGCATTTCCCTGAGCCTATAGCGGAACGGATGAGACTAATGACGCCGCAGAGAGCGACAGGGTTGGCAGTATATCAGGAATTCAAAAATTTACAGCTTGGCTATGATGCCGTCCGGAATAAAAGTCTTCCTGCAGGATTGCCCTTACTTGTGCTGAAAAGTGGCAAAGTGGAGCATTTAGAGAAACTTCCGTCAGGGATAGCCGATAAAATAACAAGCTGTTTATTGGATGTAGCTGAAGAAATGTCCCAGTTGTCTGACCAGGGCGAACTGGTCGTTGTGGAAGACAGCGGACATAATATTCATATCGAACGACCCGATGCCGTAGCTCAAGGAATCCGTCAAATGCTTTAAAAACCGTGTTTCCGAACATATGCAACCTGTGGTTGACAGATTGTTAACGTCGCTTGGTAGTCAGGAACATACCGGTTTAATACGATAAGCTTGAGGTGATGATGATGGATTTTGCGGATAAACTGCAAGGCTACAGAAAACAAAGGGGGATGTCCCAAGAAAATTTGGCGGAGGTCATCGGTGTGTCGCGGCAAGCCGTATCTAAGTGGGAATCGGGTCAGTCGTATCCGGAAATGGATAAGATGATTGCCTTAAGCAAGTTCTTTGGTGTAAGTATGGACCATATGGTTAAGGAAGTTTCAGGTAATCAGGAAACAGTCCCGCCACTCGATGCTGGGAACTTCCACGCTGATGTAACTGCAAAGTATCATTATGAATACAAGAGCAAACGAACGTTGTTAGGGATTCCGCTGGTGCATATTAATGTCGGACGCGGAATTTATGTCGCCAAGGGAGTTCTGGCTATTGGGAATATTGCCGTTGGCGGTTTGTCAGTCGGAATCCTCTCGCTTGGCGGCCTATGCTTCGGCGCACTTGCAGGGGGGATGATCAGTATTGCCGGGCTGGCTCTTGGCTTGTTGTTGGCCATAGGCGGACTGGCCGCAGGAATTATCGCTATAGGAGGGCTTGCCGTTGGAATCTTCGCCATCGGCGGGCTGTCCATCGGAATGTTCTCGCTCGGCGGCTGTGCGGTTGCCTCGCGGATCGCCATCGGGGGTTATGCAAGCGGGCATATTGCGATCGGCGACGTGGCCAAGGGGGCGTACACGATCTTGGTCGAACAGGATCATTTCAGCAGCATTCAGGCTGAGCAAGTGAGGGGACTGATTAATCAGGAGTACCCGCGCCTGTGGAAGCCAGTGGCAGAAGGGATCATAGCTATATTCGAATAGAAGCTAGTGTAGTATCCAGCCGCTGATCACTGACAGGAAACTTTCTAACCAGCTTCCGGAGCGCATGGCTGTGACGCTGTACTCCGGGGGGATTTCTGCAGGAAGGCTGGCACCCCTGTTACAATTTGGTATACTGAGCCTATTATTACAACTTCCTATGCAACCAGTGTTTGGCAGATGAAGTATGTTTCGCATAGAGATCTAATGTGTTATGGGGGAAATGGGATTGAAGAAGGCTGTTTTGTGTTCAATATTGTTCATGTTTATAATGGGTAGCTTGATTCCCGGGGTGGGGGCAGCTGCGAATTCCGTCTATCCGAGTGATAATGGGCCCCGGCAATCCAGTTATGCTGCACCGTTAGCCAAGCCGGAGTTGAAGTGGGCGGTTCCGTTCACAGGAGAAATTAAGCAGGTGGTTATTGATTCAGCAGGTATTTTGTATGTTCTGTCCGAAGGAGTGCGGGTAGTGAAATTAACGTCACTCCGGGCAAGCGGCGAGATCCTCTGGTCCAAGGAAATAAAGGGTGTAGAGGCGAATGCACTCAACCTGTCCAACGATAAGTTTCTGATCGTATCAAGCTCGCTCGACGGCCGGGAGCTGACGGATTCTTCTAGGCTGAACGACAGAACGGCGATTGTATCCAAATACACTATCGCCGGAGAGCTGCTTTGGGAAAATACATATGAATATGTAATGAGACTCGGCAATATCACCGTAGGCGATGACGGCTATGTGGCGCTTGCGCTATCGTACTTTACTCAAGCAAGCGGATCGAAGAGATATACGGAACATGTGAAGCTGATCGGCATGAATGCGAGTGGTGAAACCAAGTTCAACAACACAATGGTTTCGGACACGGAGACGGTCCCTGTATATTTCTCTGCTCCTCTAATTGTGAAGGACAACGTATACTTGTCGATATCCAAGGGATTCATGAGACCTTATAGTTCAAGAGCGATGATCGCCGAATTCACGGATGCCCAATTTTTAAAGATCAGCAAGCAGGGAGTATTGTTGTCCAGCACAAAGTATAAGGGCATTATTCCGTATGCTCCTGTCTATTACAACAACAATTTCTATGTGAGCGGTGAACCCTATGGCGGGGACAACAACTTGTATATAATCAATACCGCCGGGAAGATCACCAAGACCATCAGCGTAGAAGCGGGCCATATCGGCAACCAGATTCCGGCTTCCATCAGCACGGATGGGCATATTGTTTTTGCACAGCATGTGTACAGTCCTGCCGGCAAGCTGCTCTGGAGTTTTCAGCCGACTGTCAAAGGCAAGGTCTACCGCTTTTATCCGTATTCCGTACCTGGCCTCACCCTTGACAGCAGCCAGAATATTGTATTTAGCGGCTATGATAGTCTATACGGTGGCGCTTACATTAGCTCCATCAATATGAAGACTAAAAAAATCAACTGGAGCTTGCCCATTAACACAGACGCACGGTCTCCAATCATCATTGGCAAGGACGGAACGATATATGTATGGGGGAATAAGCTGTATGCATACGGCAAGAAAGCTTCGTAAGTAAGCTGAACCTTGAACAGTTATTCCAAAACGGCAGAAATGCCGTTTTTTTGTTGCCCGCGTCCCCGGATAAGCACGCATTTTCCAGCTGGTGAAGGCCGTGGCGCGGGAGGGGTCAATCCCTTGTGCAGGGGGATTTCTGAGCAGGCCAAGCCCCTGAGCAGGTCAAGCCGCGCGCAAGTTAAATCCCCTGCGTAAACCAACCCCTGGGCAGGCCAATCCCGCCCAAACCAAGCCTCTGAGCAGGTCAAGCCGCGAGCAAGCCAATCCCCAGCGTAAACCAACTGGCATAGCAGGATAAGCTCCGCCCAAGCCAATCCAGCACAGGCCAATCCCGCTCAGGGCAATCCCCCGCGTAGGCTGCGGACTGTATAGCTCTTATTTATGCGTATCTGTTCATTTCAGCGGGTTCGCGGACCGTATAGCCGTTATTATGCTTCAGCATCATGTTTATAGAGGTGATTTGTGCAAATAGCTGCATTCCAGTCCGCAAGGTGGCTTAATGAGGCGGATTCATGTGAATAAGGGCGCCTCGGTCCGCAACATTTCCTCCGCACTCAACCTCTGCCCCCAACACTCTGCCCCCAACACTCTGCCCCAATCACTCTGCCCCCAATCACTCTGCCCTCAATAACTCTATCTCCAATTACGATGTTCGAGTCGCTATGTGCTTGTCTCGCCTTCAGATGCGGATCGTGCGGATCAGGTCGATGAACAAGCCGATCAGCGGGGAATAGTGGCGGTCGCGATTATAGGAGTAGAAGATATGCCGCTGAAAATTGTAGTCCGGAATAGTCCGCATCATTAATTTTCCCCTCGCCACCTCATCCTCCACGGCAAGCCGCGAAATAAAAGACACATGTCTGCCGCCCATAAGCGATTGCTTGATCGCCTCCAGTGAATCGAGCAGGATATGGGCTCTTGGCGTTACGCCGGATCGTTCAAACCATTTGTTGGTCAACTGGCGTGTGCTCGATTCCATATCATGCAGAATAAAATGGGCCGATGCGATCTCGGACGGACTAAGCCTGGTCTGAGCCGCAAATTCATGAGTGG carries:
- a CDS encoding alpha/beta fold hydrolase; this encodes MLKTKLIPPPGKLIRVKGKQMHIRISGLPGGKTVVFDHGCGYGSYSDTWSLVEEKVAPFAQTVVYDRAGYGWSEKGSVPRNNEEAVEDLHELLQAAGVRQPFIYVGHSYGGVNARLYAERYPENLAGIVLADASHEDELTDRFPREHVKGQKSGIWMFRMLYWLTRAGILNWLLQRNKLKDFEALLKHFPEPIAERMRLMTPQRATGLAVYQEFKNLQLGYDAVRNKSLPAGLPLLVLKSGKVEHLEKLPSGIADKITSCLLDVAEEMSQLSDQGELVVVEDSGHNIHIERPDAVAQGIRQML
- a CDS encoding helix-turn-helix transcriptional regulator, translated to MDFADKLQGYRKQRGMSQENLAEVIGVSRQAVSKWESGQSYPEMDKMIALSKFFGVSMDHMVKEVSGNQETVPPLDAGNFHADVTAKYHYEYKSKRTLLGIPLVHINVGRGIYVAKGVLAIGNIAVGGLSVGILSLGGLCFGALAGGMISIAGLALGLLLAIGGLAAGIIAIGGLAVGIFAIGGLSIGMFSLGGCAVASRIAIGGYASGHIAIGDVAKGAYTILVEQDHFSSIQAEQVRGLINQEYPRLWKPVAEGIIAIFE